Genomic DNA from Paenibacillus sp. KS-LC4:
TGATAACCGTTAATGAATCGCTGCCGGCGATTTCTTTTTTTGAATTATTATCGTAATTATTACGATTAAATGCAAAGGGTTGGTGCCATCCACTGGCAGTAAAGCGGCCGTTTTGAGGGTGAAGCTTAAACCTTATTATCTTTTTTGAAAAATAGCATTGGAGCGAAAGGAGAGAGACAGCGTGGAGCTTGCTTCATTAAATAATGTCGTGTTCGGCTACGGCAGCGTACCGAGTCTGAATGAGGCGGATATGGTCATTCATGCTGGTGAATTTATAGCGGTAACCGGGCCCAACGGCGCCTCGAAGACGACGCTGCTTAAGCTGATGCTGGGCTTGCTGAAGCCGTGGAGTGGAGAGGTTTATTTGGCGAAGCTCGGCACGAGCGGCAAGAGGCTCGTGATTGGTTATGTGCCGCAGCAGATCGCGGCGTTTAACAGCGGCTTTCCAAGCACGGTGCTGGAGTTCGTCAGGTCCGGCGCATACGAGAGCGGAGCTTGGCTGCGGCGAATGCGGCCGCAGGAACGAGCTCGTGCCGAGGAGGCGCTGCGCCAGGTCGGCATGTGGGAGCAGCGCGGCTGCAAAATCGGCGAGCTGTCCGGCGGACAGAAGCAGCGGGTGTGCATTGCCCGAGCGCTGGCACAGCAGCCCGACCTGCTCGTCATGGATGAGCCGACAACAGGAATGGATGAAGCAAGCCGCAAAGGCTTTTACGAATTAATGCATCATCATGTGCAGGCTCATGGGCGGACGGTTGTGATGGTAACCCATGGACTCGAAGAGGTCCGTCCGTATTTGAACCGCATCATTGAGCTGGAACGGAAGGGGGAGGGAGGATGGAAATGCTGCACTACGACTTCATGCAGCGGGCATTTTGCGCCGGAGGCATCATCGCTTTAGTCGCTTCTGTGCTGGGTGTGCATTTAATGCTGAGACGGCAGGCGCTGATGGCGGATATGCTTTCACATGTCTCATTAGCTGGCGTTGCCGCAGGGGCCTATCTGGGCTGGAATCCTTCTTACGCCGGGTTCTCCGCTGCTGTAGCAGGAGCGATTGCCGTTGAATATATTCGGCGCTCCTACCGGGCCTACAGCGAAATGTCGATTGCCATCATTATGATTGGCGGCTTGTCGAGCGCCGTTGTGCTGATGGGGCTGAATAAAGGGATGAACAAAAGCTTCTCCTCTTATTTATTCGGCTCTGTCGTCGCAGTGAACGAAACGGAGCTAATGCTGATGCTTGGAGCAGCGGCCGTAGGAGCGAGCTTTTTTATATTGCTGCGCAGACCGCTGTATCAGATGGCGTTCGACGAGGAAACGGCGCAAGCAAGCGGCATTCCTGTCCGACTCATCTCCATGCTGTTCAGCATGGTGACGGGTATGATTGTCGCTGCGGCTATGCCGATTGTAGGCGTGCTGCTCGTATCAGCGCTGATCGTGCTGCCAGCGGCGCTGGCGGTACGTCTTGCCCGCAGCTTTGCGGCAGCGCTCATGATTGCGATGCTTGTCGGCGTTGCAGGCGTATTTTCGGGACTGACCGCCTCGTATGAGCTGGGAACGCCGCCGGGCGGAACGATCGCATTATTTTTGCTCGCGCTGCTGAGCTTAGGCATTGTATTAAAAAAGGTGTCCGTTATAGCCGGGAAGCTCGGCAATCGGCAAAATCGCACCATCATTAACAATCATCAAACGGGGCAGTTGGCGAAGCAGGACGTTTTTCCCCGCATAAAGAGCGGTAGACTGGATGCGTCAGCTACTCACACAAATGGAGGTACAGAAAATGAAAGCTATGTTTAGCAAATTTTCTTTGTTATTTATCGCAGCAGTGCTGCTGCTATCGGGATGCGGCGCGGCTGGCAGCATGAATGGAGCAAGTCCAGTTGGCGCTCAAGTCGATAACGGAGGTGCCGTTGCCTCTGAAGCGAGCGTGTCGCAAGCTGCCGGGGAGGCGGAAGCGAAGAAGCTGCAGGTCGTAACGACCTTTTATCCGATGTATGAGTTCAGCAAGCAGGTGGGCGGGGATTACGCCGATGTAACGGCGCTGATTCCGGCTGGAACCGAGCCGCATGACTGGGAGCCAAGTGCCAAGGACATGGCGGTGCTGAAAGAAGCGGATGTATTCGTCTATAACGGCATCGTAGAAGGCTGGGCGGAGCAGGCGCTGGAAAGTGCAGTAAATGAGAAACGTGTCGTCGTGGAGGCGAGCAGCAGCATAGAATTAGCCGAAGGCGGGGAAGACGAGCATTCGCATGGGGGAGTAGCGAATGGTGCCTCAGAAGCTGCACATGCGGATGCCGAACATGAGCACGACCATGACCATGCTGCGGAGCATGAGGAGGCTACCCACGAGGAAGAGGGGCATGCTCACGAGCATGAGCATAGTCTCGATCCGCATGTATGGCTGAGTCCGAAGCTGGCACAGGCAGAGGTGGCGGCCATTCAAGAGGCGTTTGCGAAAGCAGATCCAACCCATGCAGACCAATATAAAGCAAATGCAGATGCCTATATTGCGAAGCTCCAACAGCTGGACGATGCGTATAAGGCGGGGCTTGCAGGGGCGAAGCGAACCGAGTTCGTCACGCAGCATGCGGCTTTTGGCTATTTGGCGCGTGAATACGGCTTGACGCAGGTGCCGATTTCCGGCCTGTCTCCTGACCAGGAGCCCTCCCCGGAGCAAATGGCGGAAATTGTGAAGCTGGCGAAGGAGCAGCAAATAAAGACGATTTTTTTCGAAACGTTGGTTGATCCGAAAATCGCCAGCACCATCGCGAGCGAAATTGGTGCCAAGACAGCGGTGCTGAACCCGCTTGAGGGGCTGACCGAGGAAGAAACGGAAGACGGGCTCGATTATATTGGCGTGATGACAAACAATCTGGAAGCACTAAAGCTTGCTTTGAACGAATAAGGGAGGTTGAAGCCGCAGCAAGAGACCAATGATATCGTGTTTATGCAAAGCTATATAGATGAAGGGAAGCGTGAAAAAGAATGGGCGAGGAAGCAGCAGTGAAGAGGCAAGCAGATTTTAAAATTCCGGTGACGGTGCTGAGCGGTTATCTAGGAGCGGGCAAAACGACGATACTCAATCATGTGCTGAACAATCGCGATGGGCTTCGGGTGGCGGTTATCGTCAATGATTTGAGCGAGGTCAATATTGATGCGGCTTTGGTTCAAAAAGAAGGCGGGCTTTCCCGCACCGATGAGCAGCTGGTGGAAATGTCAAATGGCTGCATCTGCTGCACGCTGCGCGGAGATTTGCTGCGCGAGGTGGAGCGGCTGGCGAAGCAGGAGCGCTTTGATTATATTTTGATCGAATCGACGGGCGTGGGCGAGCCGGTTCCTGTAGCTCAAACATTCACTTATATTGATGAGGAGCAGGGCATTGACCTGTCGCAATTTTGCCGCTTGGACTGCATGGTGACGGTCGTTGACGCATATCGCTTCTGGCATGACTATTCCTCGGGCGAGACGCTGCTTGAACGCAGTCAGGGAGCGCATGAGGAGGATCACCGAGAGGTTGTTGATTTGCTGATTGACCAAATTGAATTTTGTGATGTGTTGCTGCTTAATAAATGCGATATGGTCAGCGCTGAGGATTTGGACGAGCTGGAGGGCGTGCTTCGCACGCTGCAGCCGCGCGCCAAGCTGATTCGCACCGAGCAGGGCAAGGTTGATCCTGCGGAAATTTTGAATACGGGCAGATTCAACTTTGAAGAAGCGAGCGTATCGGCTGGCTGGATGCGGGAGCTGAATGCGCCAGTCCATACGCCAGAAACGGAGGAATACGGAATCGGCTCATTCGTTTATGTGCGGGCGAAGCCTTTTCACCCGGAACGGCTAATGCGCTGGATGGAGGAGTGGCCGGAAGCTATCGTTCGGGCAAAAGGCATTATGTGGCTGGCAACCCGCAGCTTGCAGGCGCAGAGCATTAGTCAGGCGGGGCCGTCCATTCAATTTGGCCCTGCTGGACTGTGGGTGGCTGCGCTTCCCGAGCCTGAGCAGCACTTGCTGCTGGAGGAGGAGCCTGAGCTGGCGAGCAGCTGGCATCCAATGTATGGCGACCGAATCAATAAAGTGGTGTTCATTGGTATTGATCTGCAACGGGCCGAGATTGAAGCTTCGCTTGACCAGTGCTTGCTGACGAAGGAAGAGATGAAGCAGGATTGGAACAGCTTGTTTGATCCGTTTCCGCAATCGCAGCAGGAGGCTTGCGCTATAAATTAAGAAGACAGGTCATTTATAAGGAAGACAGGTCGTTTAAAAGTATGTTATAAAAGGAGGTGAGCCTAATGAGAGTTACTGTAACGCTGGCATGCACGGAGACGGGTGACCGCAACTACACGACCTCCAAAAATAAACGTACGACCCCGGAGCGGCTGGAGCTGCGCAAATACAGCCCTCGTCTTAAGCGGGTGACGCTGCATCGGGAAACGAGGTAGGAAAGGAGGCTTCCAGAGGATGGCAACTTGGAACCTGACGCAAACGCGCCATCATCTGCTTCTATGCAACGGGGGCAGCTGCAAGCGCAGCGGCGCGGAAGAGGTAACGCTCGCCATCCGTGAGGAGCTTGCAAGGCTCGAAGCGGATTCCTTCGTCCATACGACGAAGACGATGTGCAACGGCAGATGTGAGGATGCATGCAATGTGGTCGTCTATCCCGACGGCAACTGGTATAACGGTATGACGCCAGAGCTTGGTCGCAAGCTCGTTCGCGGACTGCTCGGCGGCAATCTCATGCCGCTGCCAGAGCGAATCTCGTATAACTACGAAGCCGATAGCTTCGCAGCAACAGGCAGTGCGGCGGAAGGCATTAGCAAGCCGGTTGTGAAGAAAGTGGAGAGAGCTTAGCAGGTGGAGAAGCATAGGCAAGTGCAGAGGGCATAACGCTGAATTGCAGCGTTATGCTTTTTTTGTATATTGTAGTAAATTGATCCTGCTGGATTTTTTGCATATCCCTATCCGATTTCTCTAAAATAACATTCTCTGTACATATTCGATTGTTTATTTGCATTATTATCCCTCGGAAGGATTTATAGATTTTAAATCTAGCCATGCATTAATTCGAAATTTTATATTATATACAAAAAAACAGGTGGAAAATTAGGTATTTTGATGTAATAATGGGTAAGGTAAATAATTGAAAATGAAGTTCTATATTTCATATATCTTTTATAAACAAGGAAAAATGAGAAATGAGATTGGTTACGAAACCTTGCTAAGACAGTATGGAGCTTCGTTAAAGTACAAGGATTTTTCTGACTTTTTACAAGTAGGAAAACCGAGAAGGGTATGGACTGCTATTGGCTTAACGAAATGTTTGCATCGAGCTTCTCGGTGGGCATTGACTTCCAAGGCATGTGGAGATAGAACGGGTAAGCGAGGAGGCGTACAATGGCTGGAAAGCAGGTTGTATTTAAACCGGATGAAGTGAGGCGCCTGCAGCAGCAGATGGTGCGAATCGGAGCGGACACGGATGAGCTGCGACGGCGGGTGAGCGGAAAGATCGCGAGCTGGGATCGCTCTTTGCCGATGCTGAGCAGCCTGGAGCAGATTCAGAGGCAGCTGACGGGCTTGACGCAGGAAGCGGAGCAGATGACGGAGGTAATCAGCAAAGCGCTGAAGGGCATCGAGCGTGTGCAGGCGGAAGCAGCGCAGGAAGCGAAGCAGCTGGCGAAGGGGCTGAGCGGGCTGGAGCGTTTTGACCTGTTGAAGCAGGTAGGGACGACAGGCGGCGGCAGCTACACACCTGTGCCCGTCACCTTCCGTCCGATGGTTACGAATTTGATCGACCGGATCTTGCCGCAGGCCAGCCGAGACCGCTGGTCAAGCGATCCGTTGGTGAAGGAGCTGCGGCGGATCGCAGGTCTCCAAGGTGCGACAGCAGCAGAAAAGCTGGATGCGGAAATGAAGCTGGAGGCGATCTTCGCGGAGCGTGATCTGATCGCGAAGGCGCAAACGGCGTATGCGGTGTACAAGCAGTTCGGCAATCATCTGCTTATGGCGGAGATGCACAAGCAGGCGGAGATTAGCCGGGAGAAGCTCAAGGAACTTGGCGTAGCAGAGAGCTATTTTGCCCCAAATGTGAATATGACGAGCTATTTCAAGCAGGTGCCGCTGCTGGCGTGTGACTATGATCCATCGTTCGCGCTGGAAGGGGACCTGACGACGCGGGTGCCGCTGCCGGACAATGCACGTTATTTGTTTATGGTGATGATGGCGCAAACGCCGGGTCCGACGGGCGAACTGGCGAGGGTGCAGCTCAAGGAAATTCATGCGTTGCAGCAAACGATTCGAACCGCAGCGGGTGGATTAGTCACGGATGTCCAGCAGGGGCAAGTAAAAAGCGGACTGCTGAACGTGCTGACGATTTTGCAGAGCATGCAGGCATTAAGTAAGTACGATCCCCCACCAAAGGAAGTTATCGTCGAGCAAAAGCCGGGCATGCTGGAGAAGTTTGGGCAGGATGCGATGCAAAGCCTTGAGATCTACGGGAGCGTGATAAAAAACCAAGCTGCAGTGGAATGGGCTGCGATTAAGCAAACCGGAAATAGCATAGCTGAAGTGGGAACGGATATATACAATGCTTACGTTGATCGAGCGAACAAGAGGAACGACTCGGTCTATGATTTTTTTAACTACGCAACGATGGGCTTGATTAGTGTGCCCGAAGCGCTATGGGAGGAGCACGTTGAACGAACGGCGAATCGAAATGAGTCGGTGTCTGCGTATTTGGATTATGTGAGCATGGGTCTAACGGGGATGGTGCAGGGAGCGTTTGCCCCTGAACATCCGAATTCTAAGGAGCATGTGCAGGATGTCCTAGGTGTCCTCGGTATATTGTTCTCGGTTAAAGTGAAGGTTCCAGAAGGAATAGAACCGACAGTTCCGAAAAGTCCAGCGGTCAAACCGGAGGGTGCAGGAAATGGCCGTGGATTAGGCTTTGGCAATCAGCTTGTAACTCCTGATGGGTTCCAATTCATGGACTCTATTCCTAACAACAAGTCGATAATTGAAGTCCCGAAAACAGACGTGCAGAAGCGGTATTTGGAAGAGATGGAGCGGCTGAAGCGAGAGGCTGAGGGGATGGGGAAACCAATAACTGTGATCCCCATTGAACCAAGAGGGAAGCAAGTTCAATTCGAACCTTTTATTAAGCAAGAGTTAATTGCACAACAGACATATGATCGGTTAAGGGCAACAGGCTTAGATATGAAAGAGATCGAAGTTTTTGCGAAAAACACCGGTCTTAGTTTAGAAGAGGCAGTTGGTCTAAAAAAACATCTTATTTTAACAGAACATGTTAATTTACCTGATTCTAATAATGGGAAATATTATTATAAAGGCTACTTCCACCCAGATTATCATATAGCTTATGGATGGGAAAAAGCTCTTCAGGCTGAATTATCACCTGTAGAAAAAGCATGGTTTAGACAACTAGCAGATCATGAATTAGCAGAAAGTAAGATGATGGAAGAAGGGATTCCATATCGTAAAATTGAATCTTGGGATCATAAGCAAGGGTTGACTGGGAAGCCGCCTTATGAGGGAGCGCATGACTTGGCACCTCCTCCACCAAAAGACTATCCAGACCCAAATTTTAAACCAGATGAAAGTCTTTTATAACCCTAGACTATACTATATAGTTGAATAGTGAAAATAAGAGGGGAGATATTTATTTGAATACGATATTTGAACAAGCTAGATCTGTAATAAAAAATATTGATTGGAAATATGAGGAAGTGAATAAGGCGTCGCATGCTGTTTTATTATACGAGTTCCTAAGAAGAGGATCTCTATTTTACGATTATATAAACAGAGATCCTAATAGAAGGCCAGCAGTTTTTAGTGCTTCGGATATGTGTGGCATAAAGGTGCCTATTGATATATATGAATATTGTGATGAATTAAACCAAATTCAAGATGAATGGCTTGTTAAATCAACGTGTAAAAATTATTTGGAATGGGCTTATTTAGCTAGTAAGAGTGAGTCTGTTGCACTGGAATTTCAAGAATTATACGTTCCAATAATCAAGCTGTTTAGTAGAGGAGGAAGGATACGATACCATAATGGAGAATTAACTTGTGGCAGTAGTGGGCGCTCTCGAATTGTCTCTACGAGCATGAGCACAATTGAACCAGAGGATATAAGTGATAGGACTTTGGATGAGCTTGATCTTATATAAGATAAATAAGTGTGAATTAGTAGTCGTATGAATAAATAAGTTTGGAGTTGTCAAGAAAAGTGCAGTCTGAAAACACACTCATGAAGAAATCCTGTTGCTAAGCTGCGTATGACAGCATTCTTTCACGGTAAATCGTTGGGGGCCAGCCCCTGGGTTCGTAGTGTAGATGCGCCGTCTATTGTAGTAGGTCATAATATATCTAAAGATGATCGATTTGATCTGCGCCATCGGGTAGTGTTCGGTTTTAATTTCATACAGCTTTTCTTTCTTTAACGTAGCAAAGAAGCTTTCCATTCTTGCGTTGTCATAGCAGCGCCCTGTGCCGCTCATACTCTGAATGGCACCGCGTTTAGCCAGACACGCTCGGAATGCCTGACTTGTGAATTGGCTGCCGCGATCGCTGTGATAAATCATGCCGCGTGCGTTTCTTGCCTTGCACGCGTTCTCAAATGCTTGGATGCAGAGTTCCTTGCGCATGTTGTCGTCCATGGCAAGGCCGACGATCTCTCCGTTGTAACAATCCAGCACCGCGGACAGATAGAGTTTGCCATCTGAGAAAGGAACTTCGGTGATATCCGATAGCCACTTTTGGTTCGGTGACGAGGCGCTGAAATCTCTTTGGATCAGATTCTCGCTCTTTTGAGCTGCGGCATCCTCACGTGTAATACCGTTCGGGTGACGCTTCGCTTTCTGCAGCAGCCCGTGCTTCTTCATGAGGCGATAGACGGTGCTGTAGCTGGTGTGGATGTCTATTTGCGACAGCGCCAGCAGCATGCGCCGGGCACCGTAATTTCGATTGTCTTCATGTTCACTGATGATGGCTTTCATGTTGACCAGAAGCCGTTACTGTCTCTCCTGCATGGGTGCAGGCTTTAGGCTACGATAATAGCCCGATTCGCTGACAGCAAGCGCTTCGCACATCTCCTTGACGGTCCATCGATCCCGTCGTTCACGGATTAAGCATAGAGCTTGCATGCTTTTACCGCTTCCGGTCTTTTGCGAAAAAACCAAGTGCGTCCTTGAGGATTTCATTCGCGCGTCGCAACTCGCCTATTTCTCTTTCTAATTCGATTTCACGCGCCGTCTTATCGGCAGATGCATAAGCGCGTCCGCTCCCAATATGCGCTCCGTCGCCGTGCAAGATTCTTTGCTTTCTCCATCCCTGCAAGGTGTGGTAGGCTACACCCAATTGCTCAGCGGCTTTCTTTGGTCCAATTTCATCACTTAATCTTACCGCTTCTTCTTTGAATGCTTTGTCGTACCGATTCATTGCTTCTCATCCCCTCGTCAACTTTCATTTTATTTCATACGAGGGTGTTTATCGACTGCATTTTTATCGTAGCGCTCCAAACTGGCAGAAAGTAAAATGATGCAAGAAGGATTACCGTATCGTGATAAGAACTATTTCAAAGATGGTACAATGAACGAAAGCACAAAAGGTGCTCATGAGTTAGCACCACCACAGCCTGGAGGCTTTCCTGGATTTAAACCTAAAATATGAGGTGGAGAATTTGGATAGTAATTTTGAACAAGCCAAAAAAAGAGTGAAAAACATTAAATGGGAAAAAGTAGGGGGGGGATAAACCTTCTTATACTGTTTTAGTAACAGAGTTTATTAGAAGAGGGAATATTTTTTTAGACTTTAATTCCAAGGATGATAATAGACGTGCTGTATTTAATGCAGCTGAAATTGTCCAGTTTGATATACCTAGTTATATAAAAGAAGATTGTGTTAAGTTAGTTAACTCAAACATTGATTGGGTTACAGAATATCTTTGTGAATTTTATCTTGAATGGGCATACGTAGTTGACAATCAATTACCAATTGCCTTGAAGTTTAATGATTTATATGATCCCATTATTAAGCTGTTTGAGAGAGGTGGGAGAATCAGTTATCACCATAATGAGTTAGTATGTGGAAAATATGCATGGCCGCGCAATTCAGGGGCTTTATCTAGAGGACTTCCTCCACAAGATATTAAGGATGAAGTTCTGGATGCACTTGATACAGAAAATAAAGATATATAAAAAATATTGAAACTGGTCTTGCTCCTTTTTAGGCAATTGTCTAAGAAAAGGTCAGGATTCTTCTTATGATGGGGCTAGCCAATGCCGAATGAATCCATCATTCAACCTATAACACAATTACCCCATGTAATACCCGTATAAAGATTTCGTCATTTTCTTTGTACGCACTACAATGCTTTAATTTTATAACCTAAATAACTCTATTCCGTTACAATGAACAGGTTGATTATGGTCAGATCTGACCATAATCAACCTGTTTTTTATTATGTTCGCTTCACCGTTACAGAGATGGAATTGATTGTTAAAATAGGAGATATTCGTCAATTCTCTAACGCTGACAAGCTAGCCTGTTTTGCCAGAATCACCCGTGTCCATTTTAGTTTAGGCGGACCAAGCCAGTGGTCAAGGAAATCCTGTACTGAGTGCATGACGAAGAACAAGACAGAGTATAGGGTGGCAACTCTAACAGAGCGACAAGTAAATTAATATAATGGTAGTAATTGAAAACCTTCAACATTAGGAAAATCGCTTCTCCATTCTCGTTTCCCTCGCTGTTGTCTTCCTTAGTCAGTTCACGTTTTAAGTGATACTTAAGTCATTACGACTTTTTTCATATCCCTATCCGATTTTCCTGAAATAACATTCTCTGTGCATACTAGATCGTTTATTTGGATTATTATCCCTTGAAAGGATATATAGATTTTAAATCTAGCCATGCATGAAAGCTAAGTGAATTTTGCATGAATAATAGTAAGTAATTGTTGATAATCCTTTCTTTTAAGCTAGGATATTGAGACTTGAAATTCAAAATCTCATATTATATACAAAAAAACAGGTGGAAAATTAGGTATTTTGATGTAATAATGGGTAAGGTAAATAATTGAAAATGAAGTTCTATATTTCATATATCTTTTATAAACAAGGAGAAATGAGAAATGAAAAGACAGGCAAAAAATATAATAGCTGGGGTCGTTTCTATCAGTATATTGCTGCAAGGCGGTATGGCTGCGGCGAAAGAAGCAACTATGCCAAACCAAGAAGCATTGAAAAATCGGCAGGTGTATGCGAGCGCAAGTGCTGCAAGCTTTAAGGATATAAAGGGACACTGGGCAGAAGCGACGATCAAGCAGGCAATAGCGGATGGATATCTTAAGGGATACTCGGATGGAACGTTTAAGCCCAATGGCCTCATTACACGTGCTGAACTTGCGAGTGTGCTTGTACGAATAACGAAAAATAAAAAGGATGGAAGCAAGCTGAGCTTTACCGATGTACCGAGCAGCTATTGGGCAGCAAGTGCTATTGAAGGCGCAGTAGGAGCTGGTTTTATTAAGGCAGGCGATGCGCCAGGAGGCAAGTTTAAACCCAATGAAGCGATGACTCGATATGATATGGCGAAGTGGTTTTCACAGGGTCTGGTGCGCAGTGAAGCTAGTTTTGAAACGGCATTGAAAGAGGTAGAAGGTACGTTATTGCCATTTACCGAGACGTATAAGACAGGTATTAGCAAAACCCAAACGCCATACATCGCGCTTGCACGTGGAACAGGATTGATGAAAGGAAATCCAGATGACAGCTTTGGACTGGAAAATACAACGACGCGAGCAGAGGTTGCGGTCATGCTTTATCGCTATTTAAGAATTGAGGGAAGCAAGGCGGAAAGCTATAGAGGATTAAATGAATTGAGAGAAGTTGGACTGTATAGTACGAATGCGGTTAGCCTTGGCAATGCGACATGGTCCAAAGATAGTAAGGATGTTGTGGCACCTGTTTATAACATCATGGGGAAAAAATTTATTATGAAGGGGAAACGGGGCAGCTTTATTTTGCATAAAATGATAGTAGTAGATATTTCGAAACCGTTGGGAACGGAGGAGAGAGGTATCTATGGAAGTATGTTTGATACAAGAATGGGCGCATCTTTTCTCATTTATACGGAGACAACTGTTACGGCTGAAAAGAAGATGAAATACCCCGATGAATATCAAGATAGTTATGATTTTTTAGGGGGATCAGTTATTTTTGGTGATTCACCTGAGCGGTTTGGATATGAAACGGTGCCAAGAAATTATGGTCCTTATACAAAATACAACGACTTTTCAGACTTTTTACAAGTGGGAAAACCGAGAACGATCTGGACCACTATTGGTTCTACATATGGTATGCAATGGATTACTTCATCTGATGGCACTGTAGGCACAATTATGCTGAACAGAAAATAAGCGGGGAAGATGCAAAGGTGAGAAATTTTTTTGTGGTAATGGGTGTTTTACTGATTCTAGTTGCTACAGGGTCAGTAAATTTTGTTGCCGCAGCTGTAGAGGATGAAACGATTCAAGCTGACGAAATTGAACTTCCTCCAGCTGGCGATATTACATTTGAGCCTCTGTCTGCTGGGTATACAGGCTCCAAACAGCATAAGCATTATAAAGTAGTAGCGGGAGACATCGTCAAGCCCAAAATCATTTGGACGCAATTGGATGATGGCAGCTTTAGGGCGGAATCTTCTGAGTCAGAGGCTGAAGGTTATCCAAGATTAGCTAATGCGGCTAATATGAATACGGGTGCAGATCGAAATACGAATCCATATCCAGTCCCAACTTCATTCGTTGGTGTAACGGATATGTCACTGTATGCACCACGAAGCTTTGTAGATGTAAATAACGAGGCACATGCTATGCAGGCGGGGGAGTATTCCCTCTCTAGTAATTCGAGTGAACATAGATTTGTGAATATGGAACGATATCCAGGTTCATTTGGAGATTGGCTGAATGCTGGTAGAACGAATAAAAACTATTTGGTCTATAAAGTAACCACAGGTGGTCCAAATCATCAGATTAGCAATCCATTAGGGATTTTTAGACCAGGAGGCGTGTGGCAGAAATATGGGGTTCATTATATTTTTGAAACATTATTAATTTGGCGTGGGGTCGATAAGCAAACGAAAGAAATACGAATTATTGGAGAGTCGCCTGCCTCCATTGGAGCGACAAGTCAGATGAAGGCTGAAATAAAGACGGATGGCTTTAAGCCTTTAGGCTGGCAGAACATGACGAATAGGGTGACGTGGAAAAGTGATCGCTCGGCCGTCATTTCCGTCGATGAACAGACTGGTTTAGCAACGGCACATAGCCGAGGCTCGGCTGTTATTACAGCGAATTGGAAAGACGATGGGGCAAATGGGTATAACATCACGGCGAGAATTACGCTGACGGTGGGAGCTACCGCGTGTACAGGAGCAAGCTGCGAACCTTCGGACATGTGCGTTCCAACGCCGGGTCTAAGTAGAAGTCAAACCTCGATAACGCCGGATGCCCGAGGCGAGATTCGGGCAGATGCGCGAAGAGCAGAGCAGTTCGATGTGAGCAAGGGGATTCCGAGCAGTGA
This window encodes:
- the rpmG gene encoding 50S ribosomal protein L33 translates to MRVTVTLACTETGDRNYTTSKNKRTTPERLELRKYSPRLKRVTLHRETR
- a CDS encoding metal ABC transporter permease → MEMLHYDFMQRAFCAGGIIALVASVLGVHLMLRRQALMADMLSHVSLAGVAAGAYLGWNPSYAGFSAAVAGAIAVEYIRRSYRAYSEMSIAIIMIGGLSSAVVLMGLNKGMNKSFSSYLFGSVVAVNETELMLMLGAAAVGASFFILLRRPLYQMAFDEETAQASGIPVRLISMLFSMVTGMIVAAAMPIVGVLLVSALIVLPAALAVRLARSFAAALMIAMLVGVAGVFSGLTASYELGTPPGGTIALFLLALLSLGIVLKKVSVIAGKLGNRQNRTIINNHQTGQLAKQDVFPRIKSGRLDASATHTNGGTENESYV
- a CDS encoding GTP-binding protein, translating into MKRQADFKIPVTVLSGYLGAGKTTILNHVLNNRDGLRVAVIVNDLSEVNIDAALVQKEGGLSRTDEQLVEMSNGCICCTLRGDLLREVERLAKQERFDYILIESTGVGEPVPVAQTFTYIDEEQGIDLSQFCRLDCMVTVVDAYRFWHDYSSGETLLERSQGAHEEDHREVVDLLIDQIEFCDVLLLNKCDMVSAEDLDELEGVLRTLQPRAKLIRTEQGKVDPAEILNTGRFNFEEASVSAGWMRELNAPVHTPETEEYGIGSFVYVRAKPFHPERLMRWMEEWPEAIVRAKGIMWLATRSLQAQSISQAGPSIQFGPAGLWVAALPEPEQHLLLEEEPELASSWHPMYGDRINKVVFIGIDLQRAEIEASLDQCLLTKEEMKQDWNSLFDPFPQSQQEACAIN
- a CDS encoding transposase, translated to MNRYDKAFKEEAVRLSDEIGPKKAAEQLGVAYHTLQGWRKQRILHGDGAHIGSGRAYASADKTAREIELEREIGELRRANEILKDALGFFAKDRKR
- a CDS encoding IS3 family transposase, with translation MKAIISEHEDNRNYGARRMLLALSQIDIHTSYSTVYRLMKKHGLLQKAKRHPNGITREDAAAQKSENLIQRDFSASSPNQKWLSDITEVPFSDGKLYLSAVLDCYNGEIVGLAMDDNMRKELCIQAFENACKARNARGMIYHSDRGSQFTSQAFRACLAKRGAIQSMSGTGRCYDNARMESFFATLKKEKLYEIKTEHYPMAQIKSIIFRYIMTYYNRRRIYTTNPGAGPQRFTVKECCHTQLSNRISS
- a CDS encoding (2Fe-2S) ferredoxin domain-containing protein; this encodes MATWNLTQTRHHLLLCNGGSCKRSGAEEVTLAIREELARLEADSFVHTTKTMCNGRCEDACNVVVYPDGNWYNGMTPELGRKLVRGLLGGNLMPLPERISYNYEADSFAATGSAAEGISKPVVKKVERA
- a CDS encoding metal ABC transporter ATP-binding protein, which codes for MELASLNNVVFGYGSVPSLNEADMVIHAGEFIAVTGPNGASKTTLLKLMLGLLKPWSGEVYLAKLGTSGKRLVIGYVPQQIAAFNSGFPSTVLEFVRSGAYESGAWLRRMRPQERARAEEALRQVGMWEQRGCKIGELSGGQKQRVCIARALAQQPDLLVMDEPTTGMDEASRKGFYELMHHHVQAHGRTVVMVTHGLEEVRPYLNRIIELERKGEGGWKCCTTTSCSGHFAPEASSL
- a CDS encoding metal ABC transporter substrate-binding protein; amino-acid sequence: MKAMFSKFSLLFIAAVLLLSGCGAAGSMNGASPVGAQVDNGGAVASEASVSQAAGEAEAKKLQVVTTFYPMYEFSKQVGGDYADVTALIPAGTEPHDWEPSAKDMAVLKEADVFVYNGIVEGWAEQALESAVNEKRVVVEASSSIELAEGGEDEHSHGGVANGASEAAHADAEHEHDHDHAAEHEEATHEEEGHAHEHEHSLDPHVWLSPKLAQAEVAAIQEAFAKADPTHADQYKANADAYIAKLQQLDDAYKAGLAGAKRTEFVTQHAAFGYLAREYGLTQVPISGLSPDQEPSPEQMAEIVKLAKEQQIKTIFFETLVDPKIASTIASEIGAKTAVLNPLEGLTEEETEDGLDYIGVMTNNLEALKLALNE